The genomic window GACCGCGACGCATCGGCCGGTCGCCGGGCCGTCATCGCGCGTCAGCGAAGCGACATCTCCGCAGAGGTCGGCGTTCTGGATTGCTTCGGCTCCGCCTCGCGATGACGGAGAGGGTGGCCCTTTCCGTCATCGTGAGCCGTCAGGCAAAGCGATCCAGGACCGCGGCGGCACCGGATGGGGCGATCAAGAACCTCGGAAGAATCGTTTCACATCGCAGACGACGAAAGGGCCACCGACCCTCGACGGGTCGACGGCCCCGATCCGGCGCGCCGGAGGCCTGAAAGATCAGTGGCCGCCCTCGGTGGCGTCGCGGGTGGCCTCGTAGAGGAACCACGTGCGTTCCTCGGACTGGTCGATCCATTCCTCCAGCAGGCTGGTCGTCGAGACGTCGTTCGCCTCGTCGGTGACGCCGTGCAGCTCGCGCATGTTGGCGGTCAGCGTCTTGTTGTCGTCCCGCAGTTCCTTCAGCATCTCGAGCGGGCTGACGTAATCGGCGTCGTTGTCGGTCACGCGCTTGAGGCGCTCGGCCTGGCCGAGCGAGCGCAGGGTGGTGCCGCCGATCTTGCGGGCGCGCTCGCCGACCGCGTCGATGATCGCGAAGATCTGCTGCGACTGCTCGTCGAGCAGCAGATGATAGTCGCGGAAGTTCGGTCCGCTGACATGCCAGTGGAAGTTCTTGGTCTTGATGTAGAGCGCGAAGAGGTCCGACAGCAGGACGGTCAAGCCCTCGGAGATCTTCTTGACGTCGTTCGGATCGAGATCGGTCGGGGTGTTGAGACGGTCGCTGGCGACGCGCAGCTTAGCCTTGGCCATGGGTCGTGTCCTTGACGATCTGCAAACGGATTTCTCCGGCGGTGACAGGGCCGGCACTCGTTCGGCAGAATGTGGGACACGGGAGCTTTGTTCCGCCCTGCATGACTGCGCTGCCGTGGATGGGAAGCCGATGTCAGCCGCGCCCGCCGACGAGACCCGGCGGCAGCAGGACCGGATCGCTCCCCGGCGCGCGCTCGGGCGGCGGCGCCGCCTTGCGGGCCTGCGGCTTCGGCGCGGGCGGCACCGCGGCCGGCGGCGGGGACAGGGGCGGCACGGCCGGGGTGACCTTGGCGGATGCAGGCTTGGCCGGGGCGGACTTCGCCGGCACGCCCTGTGCGGCCGAAGGAAGGGCGGCCGACGGCGCGGGGGCCGCGGTTCGGCGGGGCGTCGGCACCGCGCGGGGTGCGATGGCGCCCGTCGTCGTCACGTCGGGCACGGGCGGCGTATCGAGGCCGTAGATGTCGTCGCGGAAATGCACGCGCCCGTCCGAGGTGGCGTAGCCGGTGAGATAGACGAAGGCGACCGGCGTCGGCTTCGCCAGCTTCACGTCGCGCCGCTCGCCCGCGGCGATGGCCGTCTCGATCTCGATCGGTCCCCAGGTCGAGCCCGGCCCGTTCGGCCCCTCGGTGCCTTGGAGCAGCCACGCGGCGAATTCCTTCACCTGCCCGACGCGCACGCAGCCGTGCGAGTGGAATCGCACCGAGCCCGCGAACAGCGATTTCGAGGGCGTGTCGTGCATGTAGATCGCGTGGCGGTTCGGCATGTCGATGCGCACCTGCCCGAGCGAGTTGTCGAGGCCGGAATCCTGGCGCAGCGTGTAGTTGGCCGCATCTCGCGTGTTCCAGTCGATCGCGGTCGGATCGACCTCGACGCCGCCGGGGCCGAGGATGCGGATGCGGTTCCTGGCGAGATAGCCCGGGTTCTTGCGCATCGTCGGGATGATCTCGTTCCTGATCACCGAGACGGGCACGGTCCAGGTCGGGTTGAGGTTGACGTCGGTGATGCGGGTCTCGACCGCGGGCGTCTGCTTGTCGGGCGAGCCGACGACCGCGACGTAGCGGCGCGTGACCGCACCGTTCTCCACCGCCTCGACGGTGGCCGAGGGGATGTTCACGGTGACGTAGCGC from Methylorubrum populi includes these protein-coding regions:
- a CDS encoding DNA starvation/stationary phase protection protein gives rise to the protein MAKAKLRVASDRLNTPTDLDPNDVKKISEGLTVLLSDLFALYIKTKNFHWHVSGPNFRDYHLLLDEQSQQIFAIIDAVGERARKIGGTTLRSLGQAERLKRVTDNDADYVSPLEMLKELRDDNKTLTANMRELHGVTDEANDVSTTSLLEEWIDQSEERTWFLYEATRDATEGGH
- a CDS encoding L,D-transpeptidase family protein, with translation MPNVISAPRRPRRARLIGGTGAALALLLAAPLRAEPVPEPQPDSRINLRIEPKAEGAPERKRELRADPKPEPRPEKADAKPEQKLERPTAGTVAVPTEAPPARKATRELPPIVYARVSEDPLPTYTAQTFVDTMRAAERYQVYAEAGGWKTLPADFAPKPGDSHPAIPSLRHHLTLTGDLPADAPPSDRYDPPLIAAVKAFQARHGLPDAGILGRLTLNALNVPADMRQRQLRASAQRLMGSAFTFGERYVTVNIPSATVEAVENGAVTRRYVAVVGSPDKQTPAVETRITDVNLNPTWTVPVSVIRNEIIPTMRKNPGYLARNRIRILGPGGVEVDPTAIDWNTRDAANYTLRQDSGLDNSLGQVRIDMPNRHAIYMHDTPSKSLFAGSVRFHSHGCVRVGQVKEFAAWLLQGTEGPNGPGSTWGPIEIETAIAAGERRDVKLAKPTPVAFVYLTGYATSDGRVHFRDDIYGLDTPPVPDVTTTGAIAPRAVPTPRRTAAPAPSAALPSAAQGVPAKSAPAKPASAKVTPAVPPLSPPPAAVPPAPKPQARKAAPPPERAPGSDPVLLPPGLVGGRG